One window of the Canis aureus isolate CA01 chromosome 1, VMU_Caureus_v.1.0, whole genome shotgun sequence genome contains the following:
- the PLEKHG2 gene encoding pleckstrin homology domain-containing family G member 2 isoform X2, which produces MPEGARGPSLSKPSPGLGRGPTGEVCNCAAVCETQTAPATPAMASPRGSGSSTSLSTVGSEGDPAPGPTPACSASRPEPLPGPPIRLHLSPVGTPGSAKPSRLERVAREIVETERAYVRDLRSIVEDYLGPLLDGGVLGLSAEQVGILFANIEDIYEFSSELLEDLEGSPSAGGIAECFVQRSEDFDIYTLYCMNYPSSLALLRELSLSPPAALWLQERQAQLHHSLPLQSFLLKPVQRILKYHLLLQELGKHWAEGPGAGGREMVEEAIVSMTAVAWYINDMKRKQEHAARLQEVQRRLGGWTGPELSAFGELVLEGAFRGGGGGGPRLRGGERLLFLFSRMLLVAKRRGPEYTYKGHIFCCNLSVSESPRDPLGFKVSDLTIPKHRHLLQAKNQEEKRLWIHCLQRLFFENHPASIPAKAKQVLLENSLHCAPKSKPIPEPLTPPLGSPRPRDARSFTPGRRNTAPSPGPSATRRGRRQSEPMKDPYVMFPQNAQPRLKHAGSEGELYPTLEPQPSVPASGPPEDLEDTGPPTLEPSGTSITEEILELLNQRGLRDPAPSPHDIPKFPGDSQVPEGSDPLTFQALPSRDSSEEEEEEELEMDERGPSPLHVLEGLESSSTAENPDVPGLTKSPDTPNLPEIPSLAEIPKIPHLPSLSDISSVFEMPCLPAIPSVPDIPSLPSAPTLPCDSWLQGPLRGPDEALATRRELFPGSSSTKLGEPSSGGRAGREEAAEGESFPDFQPQDVPRDQGFPDELEFRSCSEIRSAWQALEQGQLARPGFPEPLLILEDSDLGGGSGGSGKAGAPSSSSERAASRVRELARLYSERIQQMQRAETRASANAPRRRPRALAQPQLSPCLPHEQAEPGPLPAFGHVLVCELAFPLTCAQESVPLGPATRVQAATPLSKQGGCLGGKGLNVSNLPEQDHLGIQVPAAAPLPERRGLWNIQSVAGAAAAVPKQEDAPGVRLPATALPAQEAHLEIQVPGTAPLAEDGGHVDIRDPSSPALPRRGCCSDVTVVATATTPKQEGHLRTQTLAGTPLTKQGGPRDVQFPAGGCDQAMNTLLTRGGNHQIPGSTPLPLRHELPDIQAPGASPVPACGGHLSHHVPAGAPLSSPQDCSDVQAPNPSPLPAHGSCLDDRVPASTPLCVPHNPEVPATTPLPQQPGLPDTQVQALPPLPEQDSLPDSAGPSAAPLLEQKSLTDGHGPAAMLSPERRGSQDIQGLVPTPGQSAVVMSKPGGHLVSPVVRSETSELTPPHSPAPPTRQLLGPNAAALSRYLAASYISQSLARRQGPGGDAPAASRGPWSSSAPASRAPSPPPQPQPPPPPARRLSYATTVNIHVGGGGRLRPAKAQVRLNHPTLLAPPQESVGLRGAQGTPDAPFHT; this is translated from the exons cccctgcaACCCCGGCCATGGCCTCCCCCCGAGGTTCTGGGAGCTCCACATCCCTCAGCACTGTGGGCTCCGAGGGGGACCCGGCTCCGGGGCCCACCCCAGCCTGCTCAGCGTCCAGGCCAGAGCCCCTTCCAGGGCCCCCCATCCGCCTGCATCTGTCACCTGTGGGCACCCCGGGTTCGGCCAAACCCTCGAGGCTGGAGCGAGTGGCGCGAGAGATCGTGGAGACAGAGCGGGCCTATGTCCGGGACCTTCGCAGCATCGTGGAG GACTACCTGGGCCCTCTGCTGGACGGTGGGGTCCTGGGGCTGAGCGCGGAGCAGGTGGGCATACTATTTGCCAACATCGAGGACATCTACGAGTTCAGCAG tGAGCTCCTGGAGGACCTAGAGGGCAGCCCCAGCGCGGGGGGCATTGCCGAGTGCTTTGTGCAGAGG AGTGAGGATTTTGACATCTACACGTTGTACTGCATGAACTACCCGAG CTCCCTAGCCCTGCTCCGGGAGCTGTCGCTGTCCCCGCCTGCAGCCCTGTGGTTGCAGGAGCGCCAGGCCCAGCTCCACCACTCGCTGCCCCTGCAGAGCTTCCTGCTCAAACCTGTTCAGCGGATCCTCAAGTACCACCTGCTGCTGCAG GAGCTTGGCAAGCACTGGGCAGAGGGCCCGGGCGCCGGGGGCCGCGAGATGGTGGAAGAGGCAATTGTGTCCATGACAGCCGTCGCCTGGTACATCAATGACATGAAACGCAAGCAGGAGCATGCTGCGCGCCTCCAG GAAGTGCAGCGGCGGCTGGGCGGCTGGACCGGCCCGGAGCTCAGTGCCTTCGGGGAGCTGGTGCTGGAGGGCGCCTTccgaggcggcggcgggggcggcccccGACTTCGAGGGGGCGAGCGgctgctctttctcttctcccgGATGCTGCTCGTGGCCAAGCGCCGGGGACCGGAGTACACCTACAAGGGCCACATCTTC TGCTGCAACCTGAGTGTGAGCGAGAGCCCTCGAGACCCTCTGGGGTTCAAGGTGTCCGATCTGACCATTCCCAAACACAggcacctcctccag gcCAAGAACCAAGAAGAGAAGAGGCTGTGGATTCACTGTCTCCAGCGCCTCTTCTTTGAGAACCACCCGGCCTCTATCCCTGCCAAG GCAAAACAAGTTCTCCTTGAAAACAGCCTGCACT GTGCTCCTAAAAGTAAGCCTATCCCAGAGCCCCTGACACCCCCGCTTGGGTCTCCCCGACCTCGAGATGCTAGAAGTTTCACCCCTGGACGAAGGAACACAG CTCCGTCTCCAGGACCCTCTGCTACCCGCCGTGGCCGCAGACAGTCCG AGCCGATGAAGGACCCATACGTTATGTTTCCACAGAATG CTCAGCCTAGACTCAAG CACGCTGGCAGTGAGGGGGAGCTGTACCCCACCTTAGAGCCTCAGCCATCAGTTCCAGCTTCCGGACCCCCTGAGGACCTGGAAGACACTGGACCCCCCACCCTGGAACCCTCTGGGACCTCGATCACTGAAGAGATCCTGGAGCTGCTGAACCAGAGAGGCCTCCGGGATCCAGCG CCATCGCCCCACGACATCCCCAAGTTCCCTGGAGACTCCCAGGTGCCGGAGGGCAGTGACCCCCTCACATTCCAAGCCCTGCCCAGCCGGGACTcttcagaagaggaggaggaggaggagctggaaaTGGACGAACGCGGGCCTTCCCCACTCCATGTCCTGGAGGGGCTCGAAAGTTCCAGCACAGCTGAAAATCCTGACGTTCCCGGCCTTACGAAAAGTCCAGATACACCCAACCTCCCTGAAATTCCCAGCCTGGCTGAAATTCCCAAGATTCCCCACCTCCCCAGTCTGTCAGACATTTCCAGTGTTTTTGAAATGCCCTGCCTTCCAGCCATACCTAGTGTCCCTGACATTCCTAGTCTTCCCAGCGCTCCCACCCTGCCCTGTGACTCATGGCTCCAGGGACCTCTGCGGGGGCCCGATGAGGCCCTGGCCACCAGGAGAGAACTGTTCCCTGGAAGCAGTTCCACAAAACTGGGAGAGCCGTCCTCAGGCGGCAGGGCAGGGCGGGAGGAGGCTGCGGAAGGGGAGTCGTTCCCAGACTTCCAGCCGCAGGATGTCCCCCGAGATCAGGGATTCCCGGATGAGCTGGAATTCCGCTCCTGTTCGGAGATCCGGAGCGCCTggcaggccctggagcagggGCAGCTGGCCCGGCCGGGTTTCCCGGAGCCACTGCTCATCCTGGAGGATTCGGATCTGGGCGGAGGCAGCGGCGGGAGTGGGAAGGCAGGAGCCCCGAGTTCGAGTTCGGAGCGGGCGGCCTCCCGAGTGCGAGAGTTAGCCCGGCTCTACAGCGAGCGCATCCAGCAGATGCAGCGGGCTGAGACCCGGGCGTCGGCCAAcgccccccgccgccggccgCGCGCCCTGGCCCAACCGCAGCTGTCCCCCTGCCTGCCGCACGAGCAGGCtgagccag ggcccctgcctgcctttggacATGTGCTGGTTTGTGAGCTGGCCTTCCCGCTGACCTGTGCCCAGGAGTCTGTTCCTCTGGGTCCCGCCACCCGGGTTCAAGCCGCCACACCTTTGTCCAAGCAGGGAGGCTGCCTGGGGGGCAAGGGTCTAAACGTTTCAAATTTGCCTGAGCAAGACCATCTGGGCATCCAGGTTCCAGCTGCGGCCCCGTTGCCTGAGCGGAGAGGCCTCTGGAATATACAGAGTGTGGCCGGAGCCGCCGCAGCCGTGCCGAAGCAGGAGGACGCCCCAGGTGTTCGGTTGCCGGCTACAGCTTTGCCTGCTCAGGAAGCCCACCTGGAAATCCAAGTTCCAGGCACCGCTCCTTTGGCTGAGGATGGAGGCCATGTGGACATCCGGGATCCAAGCAGCCCCGCTTTGCCCAGGCGGGGATGCTGTTCCGATGTTACGGTTGTAGCCACGGCCACTACGCCGAAGCAAGAAGGTCACTTGCGCACCCAGACCCTGGCCGGTACCCCGCTAACTAAGCAAGGAGGTCCCCGGGATGTTCAGTTCCCAGCCGGTGGCTGCGATCAGGCCATGAACACTTTGCTTACGCGTGGAGGGAACCATCAGATCCCAGGCAGCACCCCACTGCCCCTGCGACACGAGCTCCCGGACATTCAGGCTCCAGGTGCCTCACCTGTGCCTGCATGTGGAGGCCACCTAAGCCATCACGTCCCAGCCGGTGCTCCACTGTCTTCACCCCAAGACTGCTCAGACGTTCAGGCTCCAAACCCCTCGCCTTTGCCCGCACACGGGAGCTGCCTAGACGATCGGGTCCCAGCCAGCACGCCGCTGTGTGTGCCCCACAACCCGGAGGTCCCAGCTACCACACCTTTGCCCCAGCAACCAGGCCTCCCGGACACCCAAGTCCAGGCCCTCCCACCTTTGCCCGagcaggacagcctcccagacaGCGCCGGTCCATCTGCTGCACCTTTGTTGGAGCAGAAGAGCCTCACAGATGGGCATGGTCCAGCTGCAATGCTTTCGCCCGAGCGAAGAGGCTCTCAGGACATCCAGGGCCTGGTACCCACCCCAGGCCAGAGCGCCGTGGTTATGTCCAAACCGGGAGGCCACCTGGTCTCTCCTGTAGTCCGGTCAGAGACTTCAGAGTTGACCCCGCCCCACAGTCCCGCTCCTCCAACCCGTCAGCTCCTGGGCCCCAATGCAGCTGCCCTCTCAAGATACCTGGCAGCCTCGTACATCAGCCAGAGCCTGGCTCGGCGGCAAGGGCCTGGAGGGGACGCTCCCGCAGCCTCCCGGGGTCCCTGGTCCTCCTCTGCCCCCGCATCGCGGGCACCTTCACCACcgccccaaccccagcccccaccacccccagccagGAGGCTCAGCTATGCCACCACGGTCAACATCCACGTCGGGGGTGGTGGGCGGCTGCGGCCGGCCAAGGCCCAGGTCAGGTTGAACCACCCCACTCTCCTGGCGCCCCCCCAGGAATCTGTGGGCCTTCGCGGGGCCCAGGGAACTCCTGATGCCCCTTTCCACACGTGA
- the RPS16 gene encoding small ribosomal subunit protein uS9 encodes MPSKGPLQSVQVFGRKKTATAVAHCKRGNGLIKVNGRPLEMIEPRTLQYKLLEPVLLLGKERFAGVDIRVRVKGGGHVAQIYAIRQSISKALVAYYQKYVDEASKKEIKDILIQYDRTLLVADPRRCESKKFGGPGARARYQKSYR; translated from the exons ATGCCGTCCAAGGGTCCTCTGCAGTCCGTGCAGGTCTTCGGACGTAAG AAGACGGCCACCGCCGTGGCGCACTGCAAGCGGGGCAACGGCCTCATCAAGGTGAACGGGCGGCCCCTGGAGATGATCGAGCCACGCACGCTGCAGTACAAG CTACTGGAACCTGTTCTGCTTCTGGGCAAGGAGCGATTTGCCGGGGTGGACATCCGTGTCCGAGTGAAGGGTGGTGGTCACGTGGCCCAGATTTACG CCATCCGCCAGTCCATCTCCAAGGCGCTGGTGGCCTATTACCAGAAAT ATGTGGACGAGGCCTCCAAGAAGGAGATCAAAGACATCCTTATCCAGTACGACCGGACCCTGCTGGTGGCAGATCCCCGGCGCTGCGAATCCAAAAAGTTTGGCGGTCCTGGTGCCCGTGCTCGCTACCAGAAATCCTACCGATGA
- the PLEKHG2 gene encoding pleckstrin homology domain-containing family G member 2 isoform X1: protein MPEGARGPSLSKPSPGLGRGPTGEVCNCAAVCETQTAAPATPAMASPRGSGSSTSLSTVGSEGDPAPGPTPACSASRPEPLPGPPIRLHLSPVGTPGSAKPSRLERVAREIVETERAYVRDLRSIVEDYLGPLLDGGVLGLSAEQVGILFANIEDIYEFSSELLEDLEGSPSAGGIAECFVQRSEDFDIYTLYCMNYPSSLALLRELSLSPPAALWLQERQAQLHHSLPLQSFLLKPVQRILKYHLLLQELGKHWAEGPGAGGREMVEEAIVSMTAVAWYINDMKRKQEHAARLQEVQRRLGGWTGPELSAFGELVLEGAFRGGGGGGPRLRGGERLLFLFSRMLLVAKRRGPEYTYKGHIFCCNLSVSESPRDPLGFKVSDLTIPKHRHLLQAKNQEEKRLWIHCLQRLFFENHPASIPAKAKQVLLENSLHCAPKSKPIPEPLTPPLGSPRPRDARSFTPGRRNTAPSPGPSATRRGRRQSEPMKDPYVMFPQNAQPRLKHAGSEGELYPTLEPQPSVPASGPPEDLEDTGPPTLEPSGTSITEEILELLNQRGLRDPAPSPHDIPKFPGDSQVPEGSDPLTFQALPSRDSSEEEEEEELEMDERGPSPLHVLEGLESSSTAENPDVPGLTKSPDTPNLPEIPSLAEIPKIPHLPSLSDISSVFEMPCLPAIPSVPDIPSLPSAPTLPCDSWLQGPLRGPDEALATRRELFPGSSSTKLGEPSSGGRAGREEAAEGESFPDFQPQDVPRDQGFPDELEFRSCSEIRSAWQALEQGQLARPGFPEPLLILEDSDLGGGSGGSGKAGAPSSSSERAASRVRELARLYSERIQQMQRAETRASANAPRRRPRALAQPQLSPCLPHEQAEPGPLPAFGHVLVCELAFPLTCAQESVPLGPATRVQAATPLSKQGGCLGGKGLNVSNLPEQDHLGIQVPAAAPLPERRGLWNIQSVAGAAAAVPKQEDAPGVRLPATALPAQEAHLEIQVPGTAPLAEDGGHVDIRDPSSPALPRRGCCSDVTVVATATTPKQEGHLRTQTLAGTPLTKQGGPRDVQFPAGGCDQAMNTLLTRGGNHQIPGSTPLPLRHELPDIQAPGASPVPACGGHLSHHVPAGAPLSSPQDCSDVQAPNPSPLPAHGSCLDDRVPASTPLCVPHNPEVPATTPLPQQPGLPDTQVQALPPLPEQDSLPDSAGPSAAPLLEQKSLTDGHGPAAMLSPERRGSQDIQGLVPTPGQSAVVMSKPGGHLVSPVVRSETSELTPPHSPAPPTRQLLGPNAAALSRYLAASYISQSLARRQGPGGDAPAASRGPWSSSAPASRAPSPPPQPQPPPPPARRLSYATTVNIHVGGGGRLRPAKAQVRLNHPTLLAPPQESVGLRGAQGTPDAPFHT from the exons cagcccctgcaACCCCGGCCATGGCCTCCCCCCGAGGTTCTGGGAGCTCCACATCCCTCAGCACTGTGGGCTCCGAGGGGGACCCGGCTCCGGGGCCCACCCCAGCCTGCTCAGCGTCCAGGCCAGAGCCCCTTCCAGGGCCCCCCATCCGCCTGCATCTGTCACCTGTGGGCACCCCGGGTTCGGCCAAACCCTCGAGGCTGGAGCGAGTGGCGCGAGAGATCGTGGAGACAGAGCGGGCCTATGTCCGGGACCTTCGCAGCATCGTGGAG GACTACCTGGGCCCTCTGCTGGACGGTGGGGTCCTGGGGCTGAGCGCGGAGCAGGTGGGCATACTATTTGCCAACATCGAGGACATCTACGAGTTCAGCAG tGAGCTCCTGGAGGACCTAGAGGGCAGCCCCAGCGCGGGGGGCATTGCCGAGTGCTTTGTGCAGAGG AGTGAGGATTTTGACATCTACACGTTGTACTGCATGAACTACCCGAG CTCCCTAGCCCTGCTCCGGGAGCTGTCGCTGTCCCCGCCTGCAGCCCTGTGGTTGCAGGAGCGCCAGGCCCAGCTCCACCACTCGCTGCCCCTGCAGAGCTTCCTGCTCAAACCTGTTCAGCGGATCCTCAAGTACCACCTGCTGCTGCAG GAGCTTGGCAAGCACTGGGCAGAGGGCCCGGGCGCCGGGGGCCGCGAGATGGTGGAAGAGGCAATTGTGTCCATGACAGCCGTCGCCTGGTACATCAATGACATGAAACGCAAGCAGGAGCATGCTGCGCGCCTCCAG GAAGTGCAGCGGCGGCTGGGCGGCTGGACCGGCCCGGAGCTCAGTGCCTTCGGGGAGCTGGTGCTGGAGGGCGCCTTccgaggcggcggcgggggcggcccccGACTTCGAGGGGGCGAGCGgctgctctttctcttctcccgGATGCTGCTCGTGGCCAAGCGCCGGGGACCGGAGTACACCTACAAGGGCCACATCTTC TGCTGCAACCTGAGTGTGAGCGAGAGCCCTCGAGACCCTCTGGGGTTCAAGGTGTCCGATCTGACCATTCCCAAACACAggcacctcctccag gcCAAGAACCAAGAAGAGAAGAGGCTGTGGATTCACTGTCTCCAGCGCCTCTTCTTTGAGAACCACCCGGCCTCTATCCCTGCCAAG GCAAAACAAGTTCTCCTTGAAAACAGCCTGCACT GTGCTCCTAAAAGTAAGCCTATCCCAGAGCCCCTGACACCCCCGCTTGGGTCTCCCCGACCTCGAGATGCTAGAAGTTTCACCCCTGGACGAAGGAACACAG CTCCGTCTCCAGGACCCTCTGCTACCCGCCGTGGCCGCAGACAGTCCG AGCCGATGAAGGACCCATACGTTATGTTTCCACAGAATG CTCAGCCTAGACTCAAG CACGCTGGCAGTGAGGGGGAGCTGTACCCCACCTTAGAGCCTCAGCCATCAGTTCCAGCTTCCGGACCCCCTGAGGACCTGGAAGACACTGGACCCCCCACCCTGGAACCCTCTGGGACCTCGATCACTGAAGAGATCCTGGAGCTGCTGAACCAGAGAGGCCTCCGGGATCCAGCG CCATCGCCCCACGACATCCCCAAGTTCCCTGGAGACTCCCAGGTGCCGGAGGGCAGTGACCCCCTCACATTCCAAGCCCTGCCCAGCCGGGACTcttcagaagaggaggaggaggaggagctggaaaTGGACGAACGCGGGCCTTCCCCACTCCATGTCCTGGAGGGGCTCGAAAGTTCCAGCACAGCTGAAAATCCTGACGTTCCCGGCCTTACGAAAAGTCCAGATACACCCAACCTCCCTGAAATTCCCAGCCTGGCTGAAATTCCCAAGATTCCCCACCTCCCCAGTCTGTCAGACATTTCCAGTGTTTTTGAAATGCCCTGCCTTCCAGCCATACCTAGTGTCCCTGACATTCCTAGTCTTCCCAGCGCTCCCACCCTGCCCTGTGACTCATGGCTCCAGGGACCTCTGCGGGGGCCCGATGAGGCCCTGGCCACCAGGAGAGAACTGTTCCCTGGAAGCAGTTCCACAAAACTGGGAGAGCCGTCCTCAGGCGGCAGGGCAGGGCGGGAGGAGGCTGCGGAAGGGGAGTCGTTCCCAGACTTCCAGCCGCAGGATGTCCCCCGAGATCAGGGATTCCCGGATGAGCTGGAATTCCGCTCCTGTTCGGAGATCCGGAGCGCCTggcaggccctggagcagggGCAGCTGGCCCGGCCGGGTTTCCCGGAGCCACTGCTCATCCTGGAGGATTCGGATCTGGGCGGAGGCAGCGGCGGGAGTGGGAAGGCAGGAGCCCCGAGTTCGAGTTCGGAGCGGGCGGCCTCCCGAGTGCGAGAGTTAGCCCGGCTCTACAGCGAGCGCATCCAGCAGATGCAGCGGGCTGAGACCCGGGCGTCGGCCAAcgccccccgccgccggccgCGCGCCCTGGCCCAACCGCAGCTGTCCCCCTGCCTGCCGCACGAGCAGGCtgagccag ggcccctgcctgcctttggacATGTGCTGGTTTGTGAGCTGGCCTTCCCGCTGACCTGTGCCCAGGAGTCTGTTCCTCTGGGTCCCGCCACCCGGGTTCAAGCCGCCACACCTTTGTCCAAGCAGGGAGGCTGCCTGGGGGGCAAGGGTCTAAACGTTTCAAATTTGCCTGAGCAAGACCATCTGGGCATCCAGGTTCCAGCTGCGGCCCCGTTGCCTGAGCGGAGAGGCCTCTGGAATATACAGAGTGTGGCCGGAGCCGCCGCAGCCGTGCCGAAGCAGGAGGACGCCCCAGGTGTTCGGTTGCCGGCTACAGCTTTGCCTGCTCAGGAAGCCCACCTGGAAATCCAAGTTCCAGGCACCGCTCCTTTGGCTGAGGATGGAGGCCATGTGGACATCCGGGATCCAAGCAGCCCCGCTTTGCCCAGGCGGGGATGCTGTTCCGATGTTACGGTTGTAGCCACGGCCACTACGCCGAAGCAAGAAGGTCACTTGCGCACCCAGACCCTGGCCGGTACCCCGCTAACTAAGCAAGGAGGTCCCCGGGATGTTCAGTTCCCAGCCGGTGGCTGCGATCAGGCCATGAACACTTTGCTTACGCGTGGAGGGAACCATCAGATCCCAGGCAGCACCCCACTGCCCCTGCGACACGAGCTCCCGGACATTCAGGCTCCAGGTGCCTCACCTGTGCCTGCATGTGGAGGCCACCTAAGCCATCACGTCCCAGCCGGTGCTCCACTGTCTTCACCCCAAGACTGCTCAGACGTTCAGGCTCCAAACCCCTCGCCTTTGCCCGCACACGGGAGCTGCCTAGACGATCGGGTCCCAGCCAGCACGCCGCTGTGTGTGCCCCACAACCCGGAGGTCCCAGCTACCACACCTTTGCCCCAGCAACCAGGCCTCCCGGACACCCAAGTCCAGGCCCTCCCACCTTTGCCCGagcaggacagcctcccagacaGCGCCGGTCCATCTGCTGCACCTTTGTTGGAGCAGAAGAGCCTCACAGATGGGCATGGTCCAGCTGCAATGCTTTCGCCCGAGCGAAGAGGCTCTCAGGACATCCAGGGCCTGGTACCCACCCCAGGCCAGAGCGCCGTGGTTATGTCCAAACCGGGAGGCCACCTGGTCTCTCCTGTAGTCCGGTCAGAGACTTCAGAGTTGACCCCGCCCCACAGTCCCGCTCCTCCAACCCGTCAGCTCCTGGGCCCCAATGCAGCTGCCCTCTCAAGATACCTGGCAGCCTCGTACATCAGCCAGAGCCTGGCTCGGCGGCAAGGGCCTGGAGGGGACGCTCCCGCAGCCTCCCGGGGTCCCTGGTCCTCCTCTGCCCCCGCATCGCGGGCACCTTCACCACcgccccaaccccagcccccaccacccccagccagGAGGCTCAGCTATGCCACCACGGTCAACATCCACGTCGGGGGTGGTGGGCGGCTGCGGCCGGCCAAGGCCCAGGTCAGGTTGAACCACCCCACTCTCCTGGCGCCCCCCCAGGAATCTGTGGGCCTTCGCGGGGCCCAGGGAACTCCTGATGCCCCTTTCCACACGTGA